A genomic window from Nematostella vectensis chromosome 9, jaNemVect1.1, whole genome shotgun sequence includes:
- the LOC125556804 gene encoding uncharacterized protein LOC125556804 isoform X1, with the protein MVSFALHFNERVEPEEIDHKKIQRALKAKDDGDVSDSAYHELKMVAGSSLPSLYGIQKERKAQNAIIPITEFEGNAKGCSRSIKDILSYSSDVIGNAGGNVITLRFSGDGRKTTKKLGSVMTTFCFPAENSVKRSPEREYCISIYDGKESYDILKATLRGVFDEMKALGRTGILVNGLEYTIDWVMCADWKFMACILGINSPCALYFCIWCECSKRMIRDFSIPQWPITRTLNQCRARVGCPNAKGVQCLPLVDIEFTKVIPDTLHLKLRIMGKLLNQVACWAIEQNVKKAMEEAIEALGVRFCFYDVQDDSGKTTTKWSSLDCDGLETIIRGLDIHAFLGDMENKSITSLDCLTKAQLVEECRKFHLRSTGTKDFLRATLKDHLDRNNIVFEPSSTPTCEKTVLSISELTQVWKSLMVLTDALGANPGDEAYLRADAFQEKARQWGTKFRKATFDEDVIPYIHVLVYHVPQFLEIHGTIHQFNCQTVEKKNHMQNKTFHRGSQKGGKNSNYTVQSRVILGCTKLELIEQCMSNQPQFLILGAKNGKLFSCYLTTVGVPSIHG; encoded by the exons ATGGTCAGTTTTGCCCTACATTTCAATGAGAGGGTTGAGCCTGAGGAGATTGACCATAAAAAGATCCAAAGAGCTCTCAAG gccaaagatgatggtgatgtttctGACTCAGCATACCATGAGCTAAAGATGGTAGCTGGGTCCAGCTTGCCATCACTGTATGGGATacagaaagagagaaaagCTCAAAATGCAATCATTCCTATTACAGAATTTGAAGGG AATGCAAAAGGATGTTCAAGATCCATCAAGGACATTCTAAGTTATAGTTCAGATGTCATTGGAAATGCAGGGGGCAATGTTATAACCCTTCGGTTTTCTGGTGATGGTAGAAAAACCACCAAAAAACTTGGGAGTGTTATGACAACCTTCTGCTTTCCAGCAGAAAACTCTGTTAAAAGAAGCCCAGAAAGGGAATACTGTATATCTATATATGATG gCAAGGAGTCATATGACATCCTAAAGGCGACCTTGAGAGGGGTTTTTGATGAGATGAAGGCCCTAGGGAGAACTGGCATTCTTGTTAATGGCCTTGAATACACTATTGATTG GGTGATGTGTGCTGACTGGAAGTTCATGGCGTGTATTCTCGGAATTAATAGTCCCTGTGCCTTGTACTTCTGCATTTGGTGCGAATGCAGCAAAAGGATGATCAGAGACTTTTCTA TCCCACAATGGCCCATAACCAGAACCTTAAACCAGTGCCGTGCACGTGTTGGGTGTCCAAATGCCAAGGGAGTTCAATGTTTACCTCTCGTGGACATTGAATTTACCAAGGTCATACCCGACACCCTGCACCTCAAATTGAGGATCATGGGAAAACTTCTCAACCAG GTTGCTTGCTGGGCTATAGAGCAGAATGTTAAAAAAGCCATGGAAGAAGCAATAGAAGCTTtgg GTGTGAGGTTTTGTTTCTATGATGTCCAGGATGACAGTGGCAAAACCACAACCAAGTGGAGCTCTTTGGATT GTGATGGTTTGGAAACTATCATTAGGGGGCTTGATATCCATGCCTTCCTAGGAGACATGGAGAACAAGTCCATCACCAGCCTTGACTGTCTGACCAAAGCCCAGCTAGTGGAGGAATGTAGGAAGTTCCATCTGAGGTCGACAGGCACCAAGGACTTCCTACGTGCCACACTCAAGGATCATCTTGACCGCAACAACATAGTGTTTGAg CCATCGTCCACTCCCACTTGTGAGAAAACAGTTCTTAGCATATCAGAGCTGACACAAGTGTGGAAAAGTTTGATGGTCCTCACTGATGCTCTTGGGGCAAATCCTGGAGATGAAGCATATCTTCGAGCAGATGCTTTTCAAGAAAAGGCCCGCCAATGGGGAACCAAATTTAGAAAGGCCACGTTTGATGAG GATGTAATTCCATATATACATG TTCTTGTTTATCATGTCCCCCAATTTTTGGAGATTCATGGCACGATCCACCAGTTCAATTGCCAGACAGTGGAAAAGAAAAACCACATGCAGAACAAGACATTCCACAGGGGTAGCCAGAAAGGGGGGAAAAATAGCAACTACACTGTACAG TCCCGTGTCATTCTCGGGTGTACGAAATTGGAGCTCATCGAACAGTGCATGTCGAATCAGCCACAATTCCTTATCCTCGGAGCAAAGAATGGGAAGCTTTTCTCTTGCTACCTCACTACTGTCGGGGTTCCCAGCATTCACGGCTAA
- the LOC125556804 gene encoding uncharacterized protein LOC125556804 isoform X2, whose protein sequence is MVSFALHFNERVEPEEIDHKKIQRALKAKDDGDVSDSAYHELKMVAGSSLPSLYGIQKERKAQNAIIPITEFEGNAKGCSRSIKDILSYSSDVIGNAGGNVITLRFSGDGRKTTKKLGSVMTTFCFPAENSVKRSPEREYCISIYDGKESYDILKATLRGVFDEMKALGRTGILVNGLEYTIDWVMCADWKFMACILGINSPCALYFCIWCECSKRMIRDFSIPQWPITRTLNQCRARVGCPNAKGVQCLPLVDIEFTKVIPDTLHLKLRIMGKLLNQVACWAIEQNVKKAMEEAIEALGVRFCFYDVQDDSGKTTTKWSSLDCDGLETIIRGLDIHAFLGDMENKSITSLDCLTKAQLVEECRKFHLRSTGTKDFLRATLKDHLDRNNIVFEPSSTPTCEKTVLSISELTQVWKSLMVLTDALGANPGDEAYLRADAFQEKARQWGTKFRKATFDEDVIPYIHVLVYHVPQFLEIHGTIHQFNCQTVEKKNHMQNKTFHRGSQKGGKNSNYTVQIMERENRKLFSRENNLERVKRKYQKQ, encoded by the exons ATGGTCAGTTTTGCCCTACATTTCAATGAGAGGGTTGAGCCTGAGGAGATTGACCATAAAAAGATCCAAAGAGCTCTCAAG gccaaagatgatggtgatgtttctGACTCAGCATACCATGAGCTAAAGATGGTAGCTGGGTCCAGCTTGCCATCACTGTATGGGATacagaaagagagaaaagCTCAAAATGCAATCATTCCTATTACAGAATTTGAAGGG AATGCAAAAGGATGTTCAAGATCCATCAAGGACATTCTAAGTTATAGTTCAGATGTCATTGGAAATGCAGGGGGCAATGTTATAACCCTTCGGTTTTCTGGTGATGGTAGAAAAACCACCAAAAAACTTGGGAGTGTTATGACAACCTTCTGCTTTCCAGCAGAAAACTCTGTTAAAAGAAGCCCAGAAAGGGAATACTGTATATCTATATATGATG gCAAGGAGTCATATGACATCCTAAAGGCGACCTTGAGAGGGGTTTTTGATGAGATGAAGGCCCTAGGGAGAACTGGCATTCTTGTTAATGGCCTTGAATACACTATTGATTG GGTGATGTGTGCTGACTGGAAGTTCATGGCGTGTATTCTCGGAATTAATAGTCCCTGTGCCTTGTACTTCTGCATTTGGTGCGAATGCAGCAAAAGGATGATCAGAGACTTTTCTA TCCCACAATGGCCCATAACCAGAACCTTAAACCAGTGCCGTGCACGTGTTGGGTGTCCAAATGCCAAGGGAGTTCAATGTTTACCTCTCGTGGACATTGAATTTACCAAGGTCATACCCGACACCCTGCACCTCAAATTGAGGATCATGGGAAAACTTCTCAACCAG GTTGCTTGCTGGGCTATAGAGCAGAATGTTAAAAAAGCCATGGAAGAAGCAATAGAAGCTTtgg GTGTGAGGTTTTGTTTCTATGATGTCCAGGATGACAGTGGCAAAACCACAACCAAGTGGAGCTCTTTGGATT GTGATGGTTTGGAAACTATCATTAGGGGGCTTGATATCCATGCCTTCCTAGGAGACATGGAGAACAAGTCCATCACCAGCCTTGACTGTCTGACCAAAGCCCAGCTAGTGGAGGAATGTAGGAAGTTCCATCTGAGGTCGACAGGCACCAAGGACTTCCTACGTGCCACACTCAAGGATCATCTTGACCGCAACAACATAGTGTTTGAg CCATCGTCCACTCCCACTTGTGAGAAAACAGTTCTTAGCATATCAGAGCTGACACAAGTGTGGAAAAGTTTGATGGTCCTCACTGATGCTCTTGGGGCAAATCCTGGAGATGAAGCATATCTTCGAGCAGATGCTTTTCAAGAAAAGGCCCGCCAATGGGGAACCAAATTTAGAAAGGCCACGTTTGATGAG GATGTAATTCCATATATACATG TTCTTGTTTATCATGTCCCCCAATTTTTGGAGATTCATGGCACGATCCACCAGTTCAATTGCCAGACAGTGGAAAAGAAAAACCACATGCAGAACAAGACATTCCACAGGGGTAGCCAGAAAGGGGGGAAAAATAGCAACTACACTGTACAG ATCATGGAGAGggaaaacagaaaactgtTCAGTAGGGAAAATAATTTGGAAAGGGTCAagagaaaatatcaaaagcagtga
- the LOC125556804 gene encoding uncharacterized protein LOC125556804 isoform X3: MVSFALHFNERVEPEEIDHKKIQRALKNAKGCSRSIKDILSYSSDVIGNAGGNVITLRFSGDGRKTTKKLGSVMTTFCFPAENSVKRSPEREYCISIYDGKESYDILKATLRGVFDEMKALGRTGILVNGLEYTIDWVMCADWKFMACILGINSPCALYFCIWCECSKRMIRDFSIPQWPITRTLNQCRARVGCPNAKGVQCLPLVDIEFTKVIPDTLHLKLRIMGKLLNQVACWAIEQNVKKAMEEAIEALGVRFCFYDVQDDSGKTTTKWSSLDCDGLETIIRGLDIHAFLGDMENKSITSLDCLTKAQLVEECRKFHLRSTGTKDFLRATLKDHLDRNNIVFEPSSTPTCEKTVLSISELTQVWKSLMVLTDALGANPGDEAYLRADAFQEKARQWGTKFRKATFDEDVIPYIHVLVYHVPQFLEIHGTIHQFNCQTVEKKNHMQNKTFHRGSQKGGKNSNYTVQSRVILGCTKLELIEQCMSNQPQFLILGAKNGKLFSCYLTTVGVPSIHG; the protein is encoded by the exons ATGGTCAGTTTTGCCCTACATTTCAATGAGAGGGTTGAGCCTGAGGAGATTGACCATAAAAAGATCCAAAGAGCTCTCAAG AATGCAAAAGGATGTTCAAGATCCATCAAGGACATTCTAAGTTATAGTTCAGATGTCATTGGAAATGCAGGGGGCAATGTTATAACCCTTCGGTTTTCTGGTGATGGTAGAAAAACCACCAAAAAACTTGGGAGTGTTATGACAACCTTCTGCTTTCCAGCAGAAAACTCTGTTAAAAGAAGCCCAGAAAGGGAATACTGTATATCTATATATGATG gCAAGGAGTCATATGACATCCTAAAGGCGACCTTGAGAGGGGTTTTTGATGAGATGAAGGCCCTAGGGAGAACTGGCATTCTTGTTAATGGCCTTGAATACACTATTGATTG GGTGATGTGTGCTGACTGGAAGTTCATGGCGTGTATTCTCGGAATTAATAGTCCCTGTGCCTTGTACTTCTGCATTTGGTGCGAATGCAGCAAAAGGATGATCAGAGACTTTTCTA TCCCACAATGGCCCATAACCAGAACCTTAAACCAGTGCCGTGCACGTGTTGGGTGTCCAAATGCCAAGGGAGTTCAATGTTTACCTCTCGTGGACATTGAATTTACCAAGGTCATACCCGACACCCTGCACCTCAAATTGAGGATCATGGGAAAACTTCTCAACCAG GTTGCTTGCTGGGCTATAGAGCAGAATGTTAAAAAAGCCATGGAAGAAGCAATAGAAGCTTtgg GTGTGAGGTTTTGTTTCTATGATGTCCAGGATGACAGTGGCAAAACCACAACCAAGTGGAGCTCTTTGGATT GTGATGGTTTGGAAACTATCATTAGGGGGCTTGATATCCATGCCTTCCTAGGAGACATGGAGAACAAGTCCATCACCAGCCTTGACTGTCTGACCAAAGCCCAGCTAGTGGAGGAATGTAGGAAGTTCCATCTGAGGTCGACAGGCACCAAGGACTTCCTACGTGCCACACTCAAGGATCATCTTGACCGCAACAACATAGTGTTTGAg CCATCGTCCACTCCCACTTGTGAGAAAACAGTTCTTAGCATATCAGAGCTGACACAAGTGTGGAAAAGTTTGATGGTCCTCACTGATGCTCTTGGGGCAAATCCTGGAGATGAAGCATATCTTCGAGCAGATGCTTTTCAAGAAAAGGCCCGCCAATGGGGAACCAAATTTAGAAAGGCCACGTTTGATGAG GATGTAATTCCATATATACATG TTCTTGTTTATCATGTCCCCCAATTTTTGGAGATTCATGGCACGATCCACCAGTTCAATTGCCAGACAGTGGAAAAGAAAAACCACATGCAGAACAAGACATTCCACAGGGGTAGCCAGAAAGGGGGGAAAAATAGCAACTACACTGTACAG TCCCGTGTCATTCTCGGGTGTACGAAATTGGAGCTCATCGAACAGTGCATGTCGAATCAGCCACAATTCCTTATCCTCGGAGCAAAGAATGGGAAGCTTTTCTCTTGCTACCTCACTACTGTCGGGGTTCCCAGCATTCACGGCTAA